GAACGCCGTCGAGAACTTGAACGACTCCCCCCGATCCGCTCGCGCCGAGCAGAACTTCGGCCGGCGCGAAGCGCCCCTCGCCGCGCGCGAGGAAGACGACATCGCGAGCTCCCGATCGGACCACCGCCTCCGCTGGAACGAGAACCGCGTCCTCGTCGAGAACCGACTCGATGCTCACATCGGCATACATGCCCGGCTTGAGATCGCCGCTCGCGTTCGGGAACTCGAGACGGACCTTGAGATCGCGCGTCATCGGATCGAGAACCGGAGCGAGGAACGCCACCTTCCCCTCGAACACGCGCCCCGGAAGGAACGAGAGCGTCAGGGTCGCTTTCTGTCCGATTGAAACGAACGGAAGATCCGCGTCGAAGACGGATGCCTGCACCCATACGACGTCGAGATCCGCGATGCGATAGAGATCCATCCCCGGCATCACGCGCATTCCCGGGAAGACATCCCTACTCGCGACGACGCCGGTGAAGGGGGAACGCAGCGTCATCGCTCGCCGGACCTCGCGCGTTCGTTCGAGACGCGCGACCTCCTCTTCCGGGACGTTCCAATAGAGAAGCCGGCGGCGGGCCGACTCGAACGTTTCCCGCGCCCCCTGCGCGATCTCGGGCGCGGCGCTCCCCTCAAGGCGGCGGAGGTTGTCGAGCGCGATGAGGTACTCCTCCTGCGCGGTCGCGAGTTGCGGGGAGTCGATCTCGAGAAGAGGATCGCCTTTCCTCACGGTCCGGCCGGTCTCGTCGACGTGGACCCTTTCGATCCACCCCTCGACCTTGAGGTTGACGATCCCGACGCGCGTCTCGTCCTCGACGACGAGACCGGTGGCGCGGATCGTCTTCCGGAGAGGCCCGCGCTCCGCCTCCCCGGTGCGGACGCCGATGTTCCGAACGACCGCGGGGTCGATGGCAATCGTCTCGGCCGCTCGCCCTTGGGCGCCGTCCTCCGGCGCCGTCCCTCTCACCGGCACGAGAGCCATGTTGCAGATCGGGCAGATCCCCGGTCCCTCCTGGATCACGTTCGGGTGCATGCCGCATGTGTAAAGTTCTTTCTTCGCGTCCTCTGCGATGGGGCGGCCGTGGGTCTCCTCGGCCGCGCCGCGCGAGAGGAAGTGTCCCGCGCCGAAACCGACGACGAAGAGGAGAATCCCCGCCGCGGCGATCCCGATCGTTCGGCTCGAGGTGAAGTTCGCGTTCATGGCGATTATTCCTTTCGCGGATCGGCCGCGCCGCGGGCCGCATCCCACACGGGGAAGAGGGTATTTTCATCCTTGGAACCGACGAGACGGTCGAGACGCGCGAGGAGCATCCCGACCCACGCGACCATTTCGTGAAGCCCGCTTTCGGCTTCGAGGAGAGACCGCTCCGCGAGAAGAACGCTCTCGAAATCGAGCCGTCCCGCCGCGTAGGCCGCCCTCGCCGAACGGAACGCGCTCTCCGCCTGCGGGATCATCCCGTTCCGATGGATGTCGATCGAGGCGGAGGCCGCTTTCAGCTCCGTCACCGTCTCGCCGATCGCGGCGCGAAGACGAAGGCGGACGTTCTCGAGTTCCCGCTCCGATGCGCGAAGCAACGCGCGCGCCCCCTTCTCGCGATCGCGGATGTCTCCTCGCGCGATCGGAAGATCGATCATCGCCTCGAACGCGAAGCGCCGATCGCCGTCCCCCTCGCCGGGCATCCCGCCCATCCCCATCTCCCCCCACATCGCTCCGAGGGTGAGGTCCGGGTAGAAGTCCTTGCGCGCGAGAGCGAGAGACGCGTGCGCGCGGCGGACCTCCGCATCGCGCGCGGCGATCTCCGGGTTCGCGAGGAGGGCGCGATCGAGGAGCGCGCTTTCATCGATCGGAGTCTCGGGATCCGTCTCCGCGAGGAACGGGATCGGAAGCGGCTTTCCGACGAGCCCTTCGATCCGCCTCTCGAGCGCCGCCCGCTCTGCGCGGAGGCGGATCAGGCGCTCGTCGACCTCGGTCCGCATGAGCTGCGCCTGCAAAACGTCCGCCTGGCGGCCCTCGCCGGCTGCGTACATCGCCTGCGCGGCGGCCGTCATCTCCGAAAGAAGCGCCGCTTCGCGCTCCGCGATCTCGATCGCCCGATCCGCGCGGTAGATCGCCCACACGTCTTCCTTCACGTCCTGAATGACCATCGCCGCAGTTTCGTTTGCACGTGAAGCATCCATCGCCGCATCCGCGTCCATCTCCGACCTCATGAGGCTTCTCTTGCCGAAGAAGGGGAACGTCTGGCGGAGGGAGATCCAGTTCGCCGCGGACCTCTCGCCGGATCCCGGCATGGTCCCGAAGCCGAGCATCGGGTTCGGAAGGCGATCCGCCGCCGCGGCCCGGTGCCCCGACGCGGTCGCTTGCTCGCTCGATGCGGCGATGGCCGGGCTCGAGCGGAGCGCTTCTCGAAGAAGAGACGCGAGAACATCGTTCGGATCGGCACCCGCGGATGGCGAGACCGCTCCCGCCCCTCCCGCAGCCAGGAGAAGAAGAAGCAAGACGGTCGATCCGAGCCGCTCTCTCATCATGCCGCGCACCGGTAGACCCCCCTGGGTTCTTCGAAGTGGACGGCTTCTTCGCCCGCCCCTCGCGGGATCCAAAGGCACGACCCGTGCCGACCAGAGGGCGCGAGGGACAGCCTGATCGTAATTGCTTTCTAGAAAATGTTTTATGAGACAGAATCGAGGGATTAGGAGGCCCCCGGAAACCGCTCTCCGGATCAGCGAGCGGATACTATTCTCTATTTTCTGGAGACTATTCTACTCGTCACCGCCGATCCCGTACTTCCGGAGCCGATAGAGGAGGACGTGGCGCGGAATGCCGAGGTACCTCGCCGTGCGGGACTTGTTCCCCTCGAACTTGCGAAGCGCCCTCTCGATGACGTCCTTCTCGAGACCGCGGAGGGGGAGCGAGTCCTCGGGAAGAGCGCGGAGAGGCGAGGCCGCCGCATCATCGCTCGGAACTCGGTCCGTCCGTCCGTAGTCCGGGAGGTCGGCGAGCCGGAGCGCGTTCTCCTTTCGAAGGAGCACCATCCTTCGGCAGAGGTTGGCGAGCTCGCGGACGTTTCCTCTCCACGGAAGACGCGCGAGGTGCGCGAGAAGATCCGGTTCGGTCGAGACCGGCGCGCTCGAGGCGAACTCCTGGGCGAAGTGCTTCCAGAGGACCGGGATGTCCTCGGGCCGCTCGCGGAGCGCCGGCACGCGGATCGGGATGACGTTTAATCGATAAAACAAATCCTCCCGGAAGCTCCCATCGCCGACCGCCTTCTCGATATCGCGGTTCGTCGCCGCGACGAGGCGGACATCGACCTCGATCGGTCCGCCGCCTCCGAGCATGTCCACCTCCCCCGCTTCGAGAACGCGAAGGAGCTTCGCCTGGAGGTCGATCGAGAGCTCTGCGATCTCGTCGAGGAAGAGCGTCCCGCCCGATGCGGCCTGGAACTTCCCCGGCTTGTCGCGCGTCGCGCCGGTGAACGCGCCGCGCCGGTGCCCGAAGAGCTCCGACTCGACGAGGTCGCGCGGAAGAGCGCCGCAGTTCACCGCGACGAGCCGCTTCTCCCCGCGATCCGAGCGTTGATGGAGAAGGCGCGCGAGAAGCTCCTTGCCGGTGCCGCTCTCGCCGGTGAGAAGAACGGTGGCGTCGGTCGGAGCGACCCGCTCGATCGCATCGACGACCGCGCGCATCGCCTCGGAGACGAAGACGAGTGGCGGCGCGGCCGAACGTCGCTCGATCCGCGCGCGAAGATCGCGGTTCTCGGCGACGAGACGCGAGCGCTCGAGCGCGTTTCGCACGACGACGCGAAGCTCGTCCCGATTGTAAGGCTTCGTAAGATAGTGGAAGGCGCCCCGCTTCATCGCCTCCACCGCCTGCTCAATCTTGCCGAACGCGGTGAGGACGATCACCGGCGTCTCGCTCCCCTCCTCGCGGATCGCGGAGAGGAGCTTCATCCCGTCCATCCGGGGCATCTTGAGATCGGCGATGACGAGGTCGGGGCGTCCCTCGCGGAAGCGCTCGAGCCCCTCGATCCCGTCCACCGCTTCCTCGACGACGTGGCCGTCCTCGCGGAGCGAGAAGGCGAGCACCCCACGAAGGCTCTTGTCGTCGTCGACGAGAAGAATGCGGCTCAAGCGGCTCCTCCTTGGCCCGGCAAACGACCCGATTCACTATGCATAATAGTCTACACCAGACGAAGAACAGGACAATGGTCACGAAGAGGAGGGACACCATACCTATTTCCTGCGAAGGGATGGACCCTGGACGCAGTTCCACGCGGGAAATCAGCTACTCCTCTGCGGATGGATGCGATCCCGCTTCTTTCGTGGACAACATACCCAATGGGGCCCTTCGGGAGCGATGACGCGATCGGTCGCATGCTTGCTCGCGCACCTGAAGGGGGGCGGAATCGAGAACGGGCGCTCTTCCCGATCGGAACGAGCGTCAGGCCCCCGATGCGATGAGGGCGATGAACAACACGAGACCCAAGATCCCGACGAGACCTCCGAGCATCCCGCCGAGGAACGAGGGTCCAGCTCCGGTGCCTTCCTTCGGAGGCGGGGGCGGCGCCTCTCCCCGAACGAGCGATTCGCACGCGGCACGAAGCTCGGCGGAATGCTGCGCATACGCGGTGCCGGGATAGGTCTCGACGACTTGCCCGAAGCAGACGGCTGCGAGGTCGTACTGCCGCTCCGTCATCATCCGAAGACCCGTCTCGAAGAGCGCCTTCGCCGTCGTGGAATCGAACGGCGATGACGGCGCGATCGGTTGCGGCTCCGGCGCCGACGGCCGTGCAGCCAGAGACTCGGCGGTCGCCTCCGCCGGGGGCGCGAGGAGAGGAAGCGGCAGCTTCTTCCCGCAAGTTCCGCAGAACTTCCCCTCCACCGGCGTCTCGGCACCGCAGAAGGGGCAGAGGATCGTCTCACCCGAGGCGGCCGTCGCACGAGCGGAAAGCACGGGAACAAGAAGAACGATTGCCACAAGAACAATCAAGCTCACAAGCGATCCTTTCTTGCCTTTCATCCGCGCGCACCTCATCGTTCGATCGCGGCTACCGACGAACGCCGGACAGATCGAGAAGCAGGGTGACGTTCGCCTGGATGCTCGCGTCCGCGATTCCAACGAAATCACTCCGGTAGCGAACCCCCGTGTCCGTGACCAGCCACCTCGTGAAGAAGAACCGGACACCGAAGACTCCGACCCAAACGGTCTCGATGTCCTCCTCGTCGTTCGCAGCCCCCGCCTGGAACCGATACGAGGGAAGGCCCTCG
This genomic window from Candidatus Eisenbacteria bacterium contains:
- a CDS encoding efflux RND transporter periplasmic adaptor subunit, with translation MNANFTSSRTIGIAAAGILLFVVGFGAGHFLSRGAAEETHGRPIAEDAKKELYTCGMHPNVIQEGPGICPICNMALVPVRGTAPEDGAQGRAAETIAIDPAVVRNIGVRTGEAERGPLRKTIRATGLVVEDETRVGIVNLKVEGWIERVHVDETGRTVRKGDPLLEIDSPQLATAQEEYLIALDNLRRLEGSAAPEIAQGARETFESARRRLLYWNVPEEEVARLERTREVRRAMTLRSPFTGVVASRDVFPGMRVMPGMDLYRIADLDVVWVQASVFDADLPFVSIGQKATLTLSFLPGRVFEGKVAFLAPVLDPMTRDLKVRLEFPNASGDLKPGMYADVSIESVLDEDAVLVPAEAVVRSGARDVVFLARGEGRFAPAEVLLGASGSGGVVQVLDGVLPGDRVVTSAQFLLDSESSFREAVKKMMEGKSGVFPAHSHAGRATSPAGAASLGDLPRIEGEPVRNALFVAPDGSITILCPVMKNEKTIAPGDVYSTYQGMRVYYCCPGCQADFDADPERYLAELDAALGARAQ
- a CDS encoding TolC family protein, translating into MRGMMRERLGSTVLLLLLLAAGGAGAVSPSAGADPNDVLASLLREALRSSPAIAASSEQATASGHRAAAADRLPNPMLGFGTMPGSGERSAANWISLRQTFPFFGKRSLMRSEMDADAAMDASRANETAAMVIQDVKEDVWAIYRADRAIEIAEREAALLSEMTAAAQAMYAAGEGRQADVLQAQLMRTEVDERLIRLRAERAALERRIEGLVGKPLPIPFLAETDPETPIDESALLDRALLANPEIAARDAEVRRAHASLALARKDFYPDLTLGAMWGEMGMGGMPGEGDGDRRFAFEAMIDLPIARGDIRDREKGARALLRASERELENVRLRLRAAIGETVTELKAASASIDIHRNGMIPQAESAFRSARAAYAAGRLDFESVLLAERSLLEAESGLHEMVAWVGMLLARLDRLVGSKDENTLFPVWDAARGAADPRKE
- a CDS encoding sigma-54-dependent Fis family transcriptional regulator; translation: MSRILLVDDDKSLRGVLAFSLREDGHVVEEAVDGIEGLERFREGRPDLVIADLKMPRMDGMKLLSAIREEGSETPVIVLTAFGKIEQAVEAMKRGAFHYLTKPYNRDELRVVVRNALERSRLVAENRDLRARIERRSAAPPLVFVSEAMRAVVDAIERVAPTDATVLLTGESGTGKELLARLLHQRSDRGEKRLVAVNCGALPRDLVESELFGHRRGAFTGATRDKPGKFQAASGGTLFLDEIAELSIDLQAKLLRVLEAGEVDMLGGGGPIEVDVRLVAATNRDIEKAVGDGSFREDLFYRLNVIPIRVPALRERPEDIPVLWKHFAQEFASSAPVSTEPDLLAHLARLPWRGNVRELANLCRRMVLLRKENALRLADLPDYGRTDRVPSDDAAASPLRALPEDSLPLRGLEKDVIERALRKFEGNKSRTARYLGIPRHVLLYRLRKYGIGGDE
- a CDS encoding zinc ribbon domain-containing protein: MKGKKGSLVSLIVLVAIVLLVPVLSARATAASGETILCPFCGAETPVEGKFCGTCGKKLPLPLLAPPAEATAESLAARPSAPEPQPIAPSSPFDSTTAKALFETGLRMMTERQYDLAAVCFGQVVETYPGTAYAQHSAELRAACESLVRGEAPPPPPKEGTGAGPSFLGGMLGGLVGILGLVLFIALIASGA